A window of the Eretmochelys imbricata isolate rEreImb1 chromosome 7, rEreImb1.hap1, whole genome shotgun sequence genome harbors these coding sequences:
- the CFL1 gene encoding cofilin-1 isoform X1, producing MASGVAVSDGVIKVFNDMKVRKASTSEEVKKRKKAVLFCLSEDKRNIILEEGKEILVGDVGETVDDPYLHFVKMLPESDCRYALYDATYETKESKKEDLVFVFCYSLAPCASCWESAPQVLLLVYGLAGRAPPHTPFSPCCCSVLLRFQSVPRWVLWVLCLRPVPCGSLQSLVLV from the exons ATG gcatCTGGCGTAGCGGTCTCTGATGGAGTGATCAAGGTCTTCAATGACATGAAGGTGCGGAAGGCCTCCACCTCCGAGGAGGTGAAGAAGCGCAAGAAGGCAGTGCTCTTCTGCCTGAGCGAGGACAAGAGGAACATCATCCTGGAGGAGGGCAAGGAGATTCTAGTGGGGGACGTGGGTGAGACAGTTGACGACCCCTATCTGCACTTTGTCAAGATGCTCCCGGAGTCAGACTGCCGCTATGCCCTCTACGATGCCACCTACGAGACCAAGGAGAGCAAGAAGGAGGATCTGGTCTTTGTCTTCTG CTATTCTCTTGCTCCttgtgcctcctgctgggaatctgCCCCTCAGGTGCTGTTGCTAGTGTATGGCCTGGCAGGGAGGGCTCCTCCCCATACTCCTttcagcccatgctgctgctctgtCCTTTTACGCTTTCAGTCTGTGCCCAGGTGggtgctgtgggtgctgtgtCTGAGGCCTGTGCCTTGCGGGAGCCTTCAGTCCCTGGTGTTGGTGTGA
- the CFL1 gene encoding cofilin-1 isoform X2 codes for MASGVAVSDGVIKVFNDMKVRKASTSEEVKKRKKAVLFCLSEDKRNIILEEGKEILVGDVGETVDDPYLHFVKMLPESDCRYALYDATYETKESKKEDLVFVFWAPECAPLKSKMIYASSKDAIKKKLTGIKHELQATCYEEVKDRCTLAEKLGGNAVVSLEGKPL; via the exons ATG gcatCTGGCGTAGCGGTCTCTGATGGAGTGATCAAGGTCTTCAATGACATGAAGGTGCGGAAGGCCTCCACCTCCGAGGAGGTGAAGAAGCGCAAGAAGGCAGTGCTCTTCTGCCTGAGCGAGGACAAGAGGAACATCATCCTGGAGGAGGGCAAGGAGATTCTAGTGGGGGACGTGGGTGAGACAGTTGACGACCCCTATCTGCACTTTGTCAAGATGCTCCCGGAGTCAGACTGCCGCTATGCCCTCTACGATGCCACCTACGAGACCAAGGAGAGCAAGAAGGAGGATCTGGTCTTTGTCTTCTG ggccCCAGAGTGTGCCCCCCTCAAGAGCAAGATGATCTACGCCAGCTCCAAGGATGCTATCAAGAAGAAACTCACAG gtaTCAAGCATGAGTTGCAAGCAACCTGTTACGAGGAGGTGAAGGACCGCTGCACCTTGGCCGAGAAGCTGGGCGGCAACGCCGTTGTCAGCTTGGAAGGGAAGCCCTTGTGA